Proteins co-encoded in one Hypanus sabinus isolate sHypSab1 chromosome 6, sHypSab1.hap1, whole genome shotgun sequence genomic window:
- the hic1 gene encoding hypermethylated in cancer 1 protein isoform X1: protein MIIPPLSGPGRTQLQSPGGEMMPMLEAMEVPNHAKQLLLQLNRQRTKGFLCDVIIVVQNALFRAHKNILAASSVYLKSLVVHDNLVNLDPEMVSPGTFRTILDYIYTGRLNDYEQGSEQTLGAILAAASYLQLPDLVALCKKRLKRNGSYLHIRTGFSSYGKLARGLRAATPVIQSCYSVPPRLLDGQPLHTLNTNSGELYAPPSQGNRLQDLALADQATSQLLGLDLSKRSPRDDVHSGESRQTSPPAGGPLLANGTPGKEQAVGVMHAMETDEMLRPDGGVFRGDVKGTDEVSRWFKQEPLPPYADECDREKVARGERQERKGDAAGGPGPPPPPPPPPPTTRYAGLGCDEAEDEKSSSEETSSDEPCGSGAAERFAECAHLAYEPEHFGDNLYVCIPCGKGFPSSEQLNAHVESHTEDELFHKEVTEPAAAVAAAFADKPGAALGDLVRPYRCSSCDKSYKDPATLRQHEKSHWLTRPYPCNICGKKFTQRGTMTRHMRSHLGLKPFACEACGMRFTRQYRLTEHMRIHSGEKPYECQICGGKFAQQRNLISHMKMHTAECKTKLDFGDGVYPLAKFAAAHLGIHQDKAAEMLGQSAHLTADSYPPP, encoded by the exons ATGATTATTCCGCCGCTCTCGGGCCCCGGGCGGACACAGCTACAGTCTCCAG GTGGCGAGATGATGCCCATGCTCGAAGCCATGGAGGTGCCGAACCACGCCAAACAGCTCCTACTGCAGCTAAACCGGCAGCGGACCAAAGGTTTCCTGTGCGATGTGATCATCGTAGTGCAGAACGCTCTGTTCCGGGCGCACAAGAACATCCTGGCGGCCAGCAGCGTCTACCTGAAGTCCCTGGTGGTACACGACAACTTGGTGAACCTGGACCCGGAGATGGTAAGCCCCGGCACCTTCCGCACCATCCTGGATTACATCTACACTGGCCGCCTCAACGACTACGAGCAGGGTAGCGAGCAGACCCTGGGCGCGATCCTGGCGGCCGCCAGCTACCTGCAACTTCCCGACTTGGTCGCTCTCTGCAAGAAGAGACTCAAACGGAACGGCAGCTACCTGCACATTCGCACAGGCTTCTCGTCATACGGTAAACTGGCCCGGGGTCTGCGCGCCGCCACCCCCGTCATCCAGTCCTGTTACTCGGTGCCTCCGCGGCTCTTGGACGGCCAGCCCTTGCACACCTTGAACACGAACTCGGGCGAGCTTTACGCCCCGCCTTCTCAGGGTAACCGGCTCCAGGACCTGGCGCTCGCAGACCAGGCCACATCGCAGCTGCTCGGCCTCGACCTGTCCAAAAGGAGCCCGCGGGACGACGTGCACTCCGGAGAGTCCAGGCAGACCAGCCCGCCGGCGGGCGGCCCCCTGCTCGCCAACGGGACCCCGGGCAAGGAGCAGGCGGTGGGCGTTATGCACGCGATGGAGACGGACGAGATGCTGCGGCCAGATGGCGGCGTCTTCAGGGGCGATGTGAAGGGGACTGACGAGGTGTCACGCTGGTTCAAGCAGGAGCCGCTGCCACCGTACGCCGACGAGTGCGACCGGGAGAAGGTGGCGAGGGGCGAAAGGCAGGAGCGCAAGGGGGATGCGGCCGGAGGTCCCGGGCCCCCTCCCCCGCCCCCGCCGCCTCCCCCAACCACCCGCTACGCGGGGCTGGGCTGCGACGAAGCGGAGGACGAGAAGAGCAGCAGCGAGGAGACGAGCAGCGACGAGCCGTGTGGTTCCGGGGCCGCCGAGCGCTTCGCCGAGTGCGCACACCTGGCCTACGAGCCCGAGCACTTCGGCGACAACCTGTACGTCTGCATCCCGTGTGGGAAGGGCTTCCCAAGCTCGGAGCAGCTGAACGCACACGTGGAGAGCCACACGGAGGACGAGCTCTTCCATAAGGAGGTGACCGAGCCCGCCGCCGCCGTCGCCGCCGCCTTCGCTGACAAGCCGGGCGCCGCTCTCGGGGACCTGGTGCGGCCGTACCGTTGCTCCAGCTGCGACAAGTCCTACAAAGACCCGGCCACGTTACGCCAACATGAGAAGTCACACTGGCTGACCCGGCCCTACCCCTGCAATATCTGCGGCAAGAAGTTCACGCAGCGGGGCACCATGACTCGCCACATGCGGAGCCACTTGGGCCTGAAGCCGTTCGCCTGCGAGGCGTGTGGGATGCGCTTCACCCGCCAGTACCGGCTTACCGAGCACATGCGCATCCACTCTGGTGAGAAGCCATACGAATGCCAGATCTGCGGCGGCAAGTTCGCGCAACAGCGCAACCTCATCAGCCATATGAAGATGCACACGGCCGAGTGCAAGACCAAGCTGGACTTCGGCGACGGTGTCTACCCGCTGGCCAAGTTCGCCGCCGCGCACCTGGGAATCCACCAGGACAAGGCGGCCGAAATGCTCGGCCAGTCGGCGCATCTGACGGCCGACTCTTACCCCCCGCCCTAA
- the hic1 gene encoding hypermethylated in cancer 1 protein isoform X2 produces MGVLSAAGRGERIISGLGVAVSGEIAGSSRVRFESSGGEMMPMLEAMEVPNHAKQLLLQLNRQRTKGFLCDVIIVVQNALFRAHKNILAASSVYLKSLVVHDNLVNLDPEMVSPGTFRTILDYIYTGRLNDYEQGSEQTLGAILAAASYLQLPDLVALCKKRLKRNGSYLHIRTGFSSYGKLARGLRAATPVIQSCYSVPPRLLDGQPLHTLNTNSGELYAPPSQGNRLQDLALADQATSQLLGLDLSKRSPRDDVHSGESRQTSPPAGGPLLANGTPGKEQAVGVMHAMETDEMLRPDGGVFRGDVKGTDEVSRWFKQEPLPPYADECDREKVARGERQERKGDAAGGPGPPPPPPPPPPTTRYAGLGCDEAEDEKSSSEETSSDEPCGSGAAERFAECAHLAYEPEHFGDNLYVCIPCGKGFPSSEQLNAHVESHTEDELFHKEVTEPAAAVAAAFADKPGAALGDLVRPYRCSSCDKSYKDPATLRQHEKSHWLTRPYPCNICGKKFTQRGTMTRHMRSHLGLKPFACEACGMRFTRQYRLTEHMRIHSGEKPYECQICGGKFAQQRNLISHMKMHTAECKTKLDFGDGVYPLAKFAAAHLGIHQDKAAEMLGQSAHLTADSYPPP; encoded by the exons ATGGGGGTATTATCCGCAGCGGGGCGCGGCGAGCGGATAATCAGTGGGCTCGGGGTGGCGGTGAGCGGGGAGATTGCAGGGTCATCGAGGGTGAGGTTTGAGAGTTcag GTGGCGAGATGATGCCCATGCTCGAAGCCATGGAGGTGCCGAACCACGCCAAACAGCTCCTACTGCAGCTAAACCGGCAGCGGACCAAAGGTTTCCTGTGCGATGTGATCATCGTAGTGCAGAACGCTCTGTTCCGGGCGCACAAGAACATCCTGGCGGCCAGCAGCGTCTACCTGAAGTCCCTGGTGGTACACGACAACTTGGTGAACCTGGACCCGGAGATGGTAAGCCCCGGCACCTTCCGCACCATCCTGGATTACATCTACACTGGCCGCCTCAACGACTACGAGCAGGGTAGCGAGCAGACCCTGGGCGCGATCCTGGCGGCCGCCAGCTACCTGCAACTTCCCGACTTGGTCGCTCTCTGCAAGAAGAGACTCAAACGGAACGGCAGCTACCTGCACATTCGCACAGGCTTCTCGTCATACGGTAAACTGGCCCGGGGTCTGCGCGCCGCCACCCCCGTCATCCAGTCCTGTTACTCGGTGCCTCCGCGGCTCTTGGACGGCCAGCCCTTGCACACCTTGAACACGAACTCGGGCGAGCTTTACGCCCCGCCTTCTCAGGGTAACCGGCTCCAGGACCTGGCGCTCGCAGACCAGGCCACATCGCAGCTGCTCGGCCTCGACCTGTCCAAAAGGAGCCCGCGGGACGACGTGCACTCCGGAGAGTCCAGGCAGACCAGCCCGCCGGCGGGCGGCCCCCTGCTCGCCAACGGGACCCCGGGCAAGGAGCAGGCGGTGGGCGTTATGCACGCGATGGAGACGGACGAGATGCTGCGGCCAGATGGCGGCGTCTTCAGGGGCGATGTGAAGGGGACTGACGAGGTGTCACGCTGGTTCAAGCAGGAGCCGCTGCCACCGTACGCCGACGAGTGCGACCGGGAGAAGGTGGCGAGGGGCGAAAGGCAGGAGCGCAAGGGGGATGCGGCCGGAGGTCCCGGGCCCCCTCCCCCGCCCCCGCCGCCTCCCCCAACCACCCGCTACGCGGGGCTGGGCTGCGACGAAGCGGAGGACGAGAAGAGCAGCAGCGAGGAGACGAGCAGCGACGAGCCGTGTGGTTCCGGGGCCGCCGAGCGCTTCGCCGAGTGCGCACACCTGGCCTACGAGCCCGAGCACTTCGGCGACAACCTGTACGTCTGCATCCCGTGTGGGAAGGGCTTCCCAAGCTCGGAGCAGCTGAACGCACACGTGGAGAGCCACACGGAGGACGAGCTCTTCCATAAGGAGGTGACCGAGCCCGCCGCCGCCGTCGCCGCCGCCTTCGCTGACAAGCCGGGCGCCGCTCTCGGGGACCTGGTGCGGCCGTACCGTTGCTCCAGCTGCGACAAGTCCTACAAAGACCCGGCCACGTTACGCCAACATGAGAAGTCACACTGGCTGACCCGGCCCTACCCCTGCAATATCTGCGGCAAGAAGTTCACGCAGCGGGGCACCATGACTCGCCACATGCGGAGCCACTTGGGCCTGAAGCCGTTCGCCTGCGAGGCGTGTGGGATGCGCTTCACCCGCCAGTACCGGCTTACCGAGCACATGCGCATCCACTCTGGTGAGAAGCCATACGAATGCCAGATCTGCGGCGGCAAGTTCGCGCAACAGCGCAACCTCATCAGCCATATGAAGATGCACACGGCCGAGTGCAAGACCAAGCTGGACTTCGGCGACGGTGTCTACCCGCTGGCCAAGTTCGCCGCCGCGCACCTGGGAATCCACCAGGACAAGGCGGCCGAAATGCTCGGCCAGTCGGCGCATCTGACGGCCGACTCTTACCCCCCGCCCTAA
- the hic1 gene encoding hypermethylated in cancer 1 protein isoform X3, with product MMPMLEAMEVPNHAKQLLLQLNRQRTKGFLCDVIIVVQNALFRAHKNILAASSVYLKSLVVHDNLVNLDPEMVSPGTFRTILDYIYTGRLNDYEQGSEQTLGAILAAASYLQLPDLVALCKKRLKRNGSYLHIRTGFSSYGKLARGLRAATPVIQSCYSVPPRLLDGQPLHTLNTNSGELYAPPSQGNRLQDLALADQATSQLLGLDLSKRSPRDDVHSGESRQTSPPAGGPLLANGTPGKEQAVGVMHAMETDEMLRPDGGVFRGDVKGTDEVSRWFKQEPLPPYADECDREKVARGERQERKGDAAGGPGPPPPPPPPPPTTRYAGLGCDEAEDEKSSSEETSSDEPCGSGAAERFAECAHLAYEPEHFGDNLYVCIPCGKGFPSSEQLNAHVESHTEDELFHKEVTEPAAAVAAAFADKPGAALGDLVRPYRCSSCDKSYKDPATLRQHEKSHWLTRPYPCNICGKKFTQRGTMTRHMRSHLGLKPFACEACGMRFTRQYRLTEHMRIHSGEKPYECQICGGKFAQQRNLISHMKMHTAECKTKLDFGDGVYPLAKFAAAHLGIHQDKAAEMLGQSAHLTADSYPPP from the coding sequence ATGATGCCCATGCTCGAAGCCATGGAGGTGCCGAACCACGCCAAACAGCTCCTACTGCAGCTAAACCGGCAGCGGACCAAAGGTTTCCTGTGCGATGTGATCATCGTAGTGCAGAACGCTCTGTTCCGGGCGCACAAGAACATCCTGGCGGCCAGCAGCGTCTACCTGAAGTCCCTGGTGGTACACGACAACTTGGTGAACCTGGACCCGGAGATGGTAAGCCCCGGCACCTTCCGCACCATCCTGGATTACATCTACACTGGCCGCCTCAACGACTACGAGCAGGGTAGCGAGCAGACCCTGGGCGCGATCCTGGCGGCCGCCAGCTACCTGCAACTTCCCGACTTGGTCGCTCTCTGCAAGAAGAGACTCAAACGGAACGGCAGCTACCTGCACATTCGCACAGGCTTCTCGTCATACGGTAAACTGGCCCGGGGTCTGCGCGCCGCCACCCCCGTCATCCAGTCCTGTTACTCGGTGCCTCCGCGGCTCTTGGACGGCCAGCCCTTGCACACCTTGAACACGAACTCGGGCGAGCTTTACGCCCCGCCTTCTCAGGGTAACCGGCTCCAGGACCTGGCGCTCGCAGACCAGGCCACATCGCAGCTGCTCGGCCTCGACCTGTCCAAAAGGAGCCCGCGGGACGACGTGCACTCCGGAGAGTCCAGGCAGACCAGCCCGCCGGCGGGCGGCCCCCTGCTCGCCAACGGGACCCCGGGCAAGGAGCAGGCGGTGGGCGTTATGCACGCGATGGAGACGGACGAGATGCTGCGGCCAGATGGCGGCGTCTTCAGGGGCGATGTGAAGGGGACTGACGAGGTGTCACGCTGGTTCAAGCAGGAGCCGCTGCCACCGTACGCCGACGAGTGCGACCGGGAGAAGGTGGCGAGGGGCGAAAGGCAGGAGCGCAAGGGGGATGCGGCCGGAGGTCCCGGGCCCCCTCCCCCGCCCCCGCCGCCTCCCCCAACCACCCGCTACGCGGGGCTGGGCTGCGACGAAGCGGAGGACGAGAAGAGCAGCAGCGAGGAGACGAGCAGCGACGAGCCGTGTGGTTCCGGGGCCGCCGAGCGCTTCGCCGAGTGCGCACACCTGGCCTACGAGCCCGAGCACTTCGGCGACAACCTGTACGTCTGCATCCCGTGTGGGAAGGGCTTCCCAAGCTCGGAGCAGCTGAACGCACACGTGGAGAGCCACACGGAGGACGAGCTCTTCCATAAGGAGGTGACCGAGCCCGCCGCCGCCGTCGCCGCCGCCTTCGCTGACAAGCCGGGCGCCGCTCTCGGGGACCTGGTGCGGCCGTACCGTTGCTCCAGCTGCGACAAGTCCTACAAAGACCCGGCCACGTTACGCCAACATGAGAAGTCACACTGGCTGACCCGGCCCTACCCCTGCAATATCTGCGGCAAGAAGTTCACGCAGCGGGGCACCATGACTCGCCACATGCGGAGCCACTTGGGCCTGAAGCCGTTCGCCTGCGAGGCGTGTGGGATGCGCTTCACCCGCCAGTACCGGCTTACCGAGCACATGCGCATCCACTCTGGTGAGAAGCCATACGAATGCCAGATCTGCGGCGGCAAGTTCGCGCAACAGCGCAACCTCATCAGCCATATGAAGATGCACACGGCCGAGTGCAAGACCAAGCTGGACTTCGGCGACGGTGTCTACCCGCTGGCCAAGTTCGCCGCCGCGCACCTGGGAATCCACCAGGACAAGGCGGCCGAAATGCTCGGCCAGTCGGCGCATCTGACGGCCGACTCTTACCCCCCGCCCTAA